AAAACGCCATGTCCGGCCTCCTTCTGTGCTGTTTCCGTCTGACTCACATTGACCAGATAGTAAACACATTAACTAAAATGAGGTGACAGGTGCAACCCTTCGTCGGGTATCTGTTGTGTTGTTAGTTCCGGCCGCGCACGTCGAACTGGCTGCGATTGCTGATCAGTTTGTCCAGGAGCATGACAAGAATTCGCTGTTCTGCCTCGCTGAGGACGCTGACCCAGGCGTGTTCGCGTTCGTTTTGCTCGCGAAACGCCTCGACCATTTCTTCTCGCCCCTTCTCGGTCAGATAGAGCTGCACCGAGCGGCCGTCGTTCGCGGTAGGACGGCGATCGATCAGGCCGTCGGCGAGCAGTGTCTTGGATAGGTTCGATACGGCCGCCCGGCTCATTCCGGTGAGCTCAGCCGCGGCTTTCGGCTCGATCGGCCCGGCTAGCCAGGTGACGAACATCAGGCGAAAAGATGACCACGACCAGCCGCGTGGCCGGTGGATCGAGGACTCGAGATCGTAGGTGACCACGTTGGATGCGCGGTTGAGTGTCAGGAGAACCTCGGTGGCGAGATGGT
The nucleotide sequence above comes from Rhodococcus sp. KBS0724. Encoded proteins:
- a CDS encoding MarR family winged helix-turn-helix transcriptional regulator gives rise to the protein MEAAAEETQGTAGELNFWSFIELANKRLSDEHGFRHHLATEVLLTLNRASNVVTYDLESSIHRPRGWSWSSFRLMFVTWLAGPIEPKAAAELTGMSRAAVSNLSKTLLADGLIDRRPTANDGRSVQLYLTEKGREEMVEAFREQNEREHAWVSVLSEAEQRILVMLLDKLISNRSQFDVRGRN